GGCATCGCATCTTGACCATGGGCCACGAATACCCGACTTTCTCTCCTTCGGTATTGCACTTTAGGCAATAGGTCCGAGTGGTTACGCCGGGCTTGCATTTCATAACAGCCTCACTTTCCGGCTACCATAACGACTCTGCCGGTTAGCTCCTGAATCTCACGCTTAAACCTTGCTTCGTCGCTGTTGCCGTCCGAAAGGTGTAATAGATGGATTTCTTCAACCTTGCTTAAATCGTTCGCCCTGAGGAATTCTTTGACGTTAGCCAAGCTAAAATGCGACTGAAGTAATCGCTGCTTTAATGCCGCAGGGATCCTCTCGGACTCCACATTTTCTTGCAAAATGTCAGCTGCATAATTGCACTCGACCATGATGTGGGTAAGTTCGTTGAATTTGTACCGGATATAATACGTGTCGGTTGCAAAGAGCAGTTTTTCTTTGCCGCTTGCCAGTAGATAGCCTAGCGGCTCCGCGGCATCGTGCTGCGTCTCAAATGGGAGTACCGTCCATGTCCCGATCTGCGTTTGCACCCTGGGCCACAGCTCATGTATTCTGTGACCTGAAAGGCCAAGTGCCTCTTTTGTCCCAGCGCTCATATAGCAATCAATTCCTGCCTTGGCAAGATCGGCAACGGCCCTAGAATGGTCTTTATGCTCGTGCGTAACAAGCACTGCAGTTAGTTCGGTGGTTTTAAATCCAAGGGCTCGCTGCAACTCTTTGTAAGATAGCCCCGCATCCAGCAGCAAGGCCGTTTTCCCATCGCTTATACGGTAGGCATTGGCGCGGCTGCTGGATGCTAGGACCTTAATGTCCATTTCCTAAAACCCCGGATCGAAAAGCTTTTCCGGTTCTTTGTTGGCAGGAGGATCTTCTTGCTTCACCGGCGCCGGTTCCGGCGGCGCTTCATTTACCTCGACATCGATTGGCTCCGTATTAGCTTTATCCTTGATTTCTGCCGCCACACGCGCTTCATATTTGCCTTCGCCAACCTCTTCCATGTCCACAATTTCTTCTTGCGTGTGAATCCCCATAGCCAACTCAGGAGCGTAGGTGCGGATGAAAAAGCCGGCTGCGCGGTACATGAGCATTTGTTGGGGCATCGTCTGCCACTTACTGCCGTTCTTTCCGTACCAGCCTTCCTTTTTCGCCATAAGAATATCGACCACAGAGCCTTCCAGTCGCTCTCCTGTAGATTTTTCTATGGCCCATGCTTTGCAGCCCCAATTATCTTTATCTTTTTCCCCGCTCCACTCGTACCGCAGCGCCGAGAATCGACCGCAAGCGTTGAAGGTGGAAATTAGAAACTGAGAAGACCACCCTGGGCGACCGTGAACTATATACAGATTTTGCATAACCATTAGCGGATCGGCGTTCATGCGAGCCGCCATATTTAAGGCAATCACGCAGTTAGGAAGTCCGTCCATCCCTTGGTATTCCTTAGGCACCAAGGTCGATTTACTAAGAAGATTCGCCGTCCGCAAGGACAATTCAAAGCTTTGTAAGTTGCCAAATCCAGGCATGGTATTAGGTGCCATATCCATCTTTTTCTCTACGGTAATAACGCCAGTTTCCTTTTGATCTGCCATATCAGATAGCCTCCTTCAGTTCTTTTGCCGGAGATTCCGCTCGCAACGCCTTGTCTTCGGCGCTCACTATTAGGCTAATAACCTGGGCGCTGGTTTCAATCAACTGCGTCACCGCCTCGGCATTATCCACGAAAATCGGCGCCTGGAATCCAAAATGCTCGCTCAGTGTGTTGATGATATCCAGACCCACATTGATCCTGGCCGCATTGTTTAGGCCGCCGGAGTAAGGAACGCCTTGAAATAGTGTTTCGCAGCATTCGTTGACGCCGCCGTTAATTTGCTGCTCAAACAGCTTGAAGCGCGCCATTTTAAATTTACTGTTAATCCGCTCTTCCAGTAAATTGACTTTCGTTCGAATAAACTCTTCGGTCAAGAACAGCTCGCCTTGCAGCCGCTCATATTCGGTACCAAGTTTTTCTTCCTGCGTGGTAAGTTCCTTGACTCGCCGCCGACCACTTTCGCCCTGGTCCAGTTTTACGAGGTTGCGCTCGCGCGCCAGGACATCCTGCGCGATGACATTTGCCTCAACCTGCAGGTTTTTAATTACGCCCTGCTGCTGAGTTTCTAGGCTTGTAATCTGCTGCGAGATAGCTTCTTTTTCCTGAATCGCTTTTTGGTAATCGGCCCGCGCCGTGATGTCCGGCGTATTGGCTGGGACCATGCCTTCAATGTCAGCTTGCAGGCTTGCAACCTGCTCCGATACTGCTTCTTTTTCAGCAGTCAGTTTTTCAATTTGCTCCTGCAGGTCCTTGATAGTGGATTCAAACTTCTCGTTGGCTTCTTTAAATCCAAGGCCCTCTGCTCGATAATGTTCCAGTGATTCCGACTTACGCCGGTTGAAGTCGGCCTCTGCTTTTTCTGTAGCTTCCGCCACTTTATTCGCCGGAAGTCCTTGACCGCAAGTCGGGCAGTCCGTGGATCCTTTGTACTCAAATTCGGCTTGATGAGCCTCGATCATCCGCTGCCTTAAGAGCTCCATATCCTTCTCATTTTCAGCAATAACATTTTTACTGTGAGCGATTCGGTTTTGGGCGTCCGTCAAACTGTGGTCAAGTGACTGAATTTGGAGCTGCAGTTTTTGCAGCTGGCTTTTCTTTTCAAAGCTCCTGTCCTGAGTTTCGACTTTAAACTGATTCTGAATGTCCAGCAGCCGCGACTCCACTTCTCGAAGAAGCTTCTGCTGCTGGGCAACCTCGCCGCCGTTTTGGATTCGGATGATTTCCTGCTGCTTGGCTTGCTGCTGCTTTTTCAACGAGGCCAGTTCTACTTCCAGGGCTTCACGACTCAAGCCGCTTGTATCGGGCAATCCTCGCTGCACCTCATCGACACGCGCCGGAATTTCTTTTAGTTCCTTGTTGATGGCGGACTGCTTGGATTGAATGATTTTACGATGGTCCTCCAGTGACTTGCCGTTTAAGATCTTGGGCAATGCTTCTAGCTTCTTGTCGGAAGAAATGACCTCGGCATCCCCGATATCGCCGCACACCTCAAGCAGCAGTTTCCGGCGGTCTTGCCAGTGTACTTGCTCATTGAAGAAAGAGGGACTTGTCAGCAATTTAAAGGCATCTTCTTTGGCAATCTCAGCCACCTTAGCATCAAAGTCCTTTTTCTTGACCGGAACGCCGTCCACTGAGTAGTCCGTGGTATGTCCTGAGAAGGTTGCCGTCGCCGATCCGCGCGCCTTGGTCCATTTTTCGGAGTAGGATTTCCCCAGAGAGACGGTTTTATGACCGTCCTGAATGATTGCCTCTACCTCATGATTTAGACCGCTCACGGGCTGCCCTGTGGCATCCAGTGTCTTAATTTGGAAATCCTTGCGGTTGCTCGAATCCTTATCAAACAGCAACCATGTGAAAGCATCGAAGATGGTGGTTTTCCCCGTGGCGTTGTCGCCAAAGACCCGGATGCTTTCGCCGGCGGCATCAAGAGTAAATTCCTTGACGCCTTTGAAGTGGCGTAAAGTCAGTTGAATGAGTTTCATTTTTTATCCTCCCTTTCGGAAACAATCACAATCGTAGCTGGCACCGCTTTCAATGGACATTTTCTTTTAAGCTCCCTTTCAAGCATCTGCGACCGACTATATACCGCAGCGGCATCGCCAACCAAATCCACAATCAAGTTAACCTGCTCCACTTTGCGCGGCGCTACTTGAAGCCCCGGAACACGAACATCGCTAAATAAAAGCTGACCAATTTTATTTGCTACTTCCATAGCCTCTTCAACTTCGCGGCAGGTGAGTGGGATATTATCCATCATTTCCCCACCTTCCCCACGGACATCGTGGTCCAAACTAGCCCGCACTTTGGGCAAACCATCTTCTTCATGCGGCCGCCAAATTCTTCGGTAACAGTTCCCTTTGCCGCGCACTCCGGGCAGTGGGTTACTTCCTTAACGTTACTCATGCAGCCTCGCCTCCCAGCCGCATCTTTTCCCAAATGACTTCCTGCATAGCTCTGGCCCACCCAGCTGCAAACTGATTATGCATACCAAGATGACGCCGTCGGGAATCCTTGAGCGCTTCGATGCTCATTGCAAAAAGCTGACGAATATTGCGCAAGCCAGCTTGATAGCCTTTGCGATATTGCTCAGACTCAAGCATTTTTTCATGAAGCGTATTAAACGCTTTGGCTGTTTTTTCACTCATGTAAATCGCTCCCTTTCCGACGCATACGAAAAGTGGTATACTATCGGTGATATTGTTTTTCTCGTGAAGTCGCTGGCGCTGCAACGCTGGCGACTTTTTCTATTGGCTGTAAGGCCAGTGAAATCAGTGAGCCAACACACATCCACGCTCCTCTTTGAACCTTGCGCCAAATAGGCACCTCGTGAACGTCAATGCGATCATCATAAGCAACTTGGATCATGTCCGGCTCGTGGCTACGAAGAATATTAATACCGGCCTGGTAACAAATGACTGCTCTAGACACTCCACCACGGTCGATCTCTGGCAGCAGCCTGCGCCCAATCGGGCTCAACCTCAGGTGTTCGTATTCCAAATACGGGTCCTGGTACAATTCCGCCATGCTTATGACCGTTTCATCTGTTGGCCTATTGGCCGATTCATAGCTCCAAAGCGTCCTAGTCGATATATGCAAGGCATCTGCCGCTGCTTCCTGGCTCATTCCCGCCCGATCACGGCTCTCACGATAGGGATTACGGAAACTTTCAGTCTGATTCGCGAATCCTTGCTTCATGGTATTCACCTCCCTCCAATGCGATAATGGAATCAAGGGTTTAACTACCTCGCACCTCCACTCACCCGCTTCATGCGGGTTCTTTTTTTAGGCGAATACTAATGCAAAGAAAACGGTGATTCCGAGAAGTGTGGCACCGACAACCGTAGAAATAATGCTCGGCAACTCTCTACGGATTGCTTGCCCAAAGGAAAAGCGGATATTATCTAACTGCATCGTTTTACTCCTCTCTGGGTAAACTTCCGAGAGCAAGATGCATTTTTGCAAGTGTCGACCACCTTATGATTCTCTGCGTCCCACAGCCGGTACCCATGACCAGGCTTGATTTTCGCGCCGCACACAGCGCAGACTTTTTGCTTTGCCACTCTCATGCCCCCTTTGCTTTTTCTGCAGCGGCCTCCGCCGCCATGGCTTCTTCCACCTCAATCCGGGCCTCCGCTTTCATCGCCACCCGCAAGGCCTTGATCTGCTTTTCCTCGTTGGGAGTAAAAGTCTTTACGACCTCACAGACGTTGCGGCCCACATGGTGGATTTCGCGGATTTCCTTGATCTGTCCATCGTCGCCGATGGTCACGGCTTGGACTTCGGGATGTGCTGCCAAAAACTCGAGCTGAGCCTTGGTTGCTTCCAACACTGCCACACTGGCGATTTCAATGTGCTCCCCGGAGCTGGCCGCCAGGTCATGAGCCGTTTTTTCTGCCAGGCAAAGAACATCTTTGGACAGCTCGCCTGGAATGTTGTACTGGGCTATGAGCCCGGCAAGTTCATTTTGTTGCACCTTTTCACCTCCTACGCTGCCGAGTTTGGGGTTGTGTCACCGGACTTTTTGTCCGTTTGTTGGGTAAAAAAATATCTATACAACTCCCGTTCGCTAACCCCGATAAGGTCTCCCCATTTTTTAGCTAACCCGGGCGATGCGGTCCGCCTTCCCTTCTCGACTTTCTCGATCATGGAGTAGCTGATTCCCAGCAGTTTTACAAGGTCTTTGCGCTTAAGCCCAGCTTCTTTTCTCTTTTGCATTAGTAGCATTTTTACACCTCCATTCACCGGACTTATTGTGTCTATCCTTATTTTAATACACATATTGTCCGCAGTCAATATGTTTTTGCACAAAATGTCCGGTTTTTTTATTGGACAAATTGTCCGAAACAAAGCAAAATAAAAAGAGAGGTGATAGTATGGCATCTTTAGCTACAAGGTTGAGAGAACTGCGCACAAAGAAAGACATTGGTCAAAAAGAAGTTGGTGCTTTTCTTGGCGTCAGTGATTCTTCAATCAGAAAATATGAATCAGGCGAGCGCACCCCAGATCCAGACTCGCTCACAAAACTTGCCCAATACTTCGCCGTTACAACAGACTACCTGCTGGGCGTATCCGACGATCCGCGCCCCCACAACCCTTCGACCGGCAAAGAAGCCTCGGCTCGCGAAACACGCCAGCTTGAACAGCTACTCGAAATGGATGGCCTTACTTTCAAAGGCGCCCCACTTTCCGAAGATGACCGAAATAAGATCAAAGCAGCCCTGGAAATTGCTTTCTGGGACGCCAAGGAAAAGAATAAGAAAAAATGACTCTTCTACCCTACTTTTCCTAATCGCACTTTAGACGTAGCAACATACAAAACCAAAAACGCGGCAAGACAGCTTGACCGCGCTTTTTTGCAACTATTTCTCTGAACATACGTTTGCTAATGGGAGGTTCGCGTGAATATTCCTCTTCGTATTAGAAATTTAATTAGGAAACACGATACAAACGATCCATACATAATCGCGAAAGAACTGGGAATTACAGTGCTTGTCTTGGAGCTGCCAGAGCGCACCTACGGCCTGTTTAAGCGCGTGCTGGGAAGAAAGTACGTCCTGGTTAATGATAGCCTCCCGGAAGGCATTCAGCGCTTTATTGTGGCCCATGAGTTGGGACATTACCTCATGCACCCCGGGTACAGTTACTATCGCATGGAACATCGCGGGTATTATGCGTCGACTCGGAAAGAGGAAGAGGCTGATAAGTTTGCTCTGTTGCTGCTTAAAGGGTAATTCACTTTCAATGATAAAAATTTTCATTTTGGAGGTGTTTTATGGAAAATTCATTAGTTATTCGCGACAACATTCTAGACAACATAACGAAACAAATACCATCTGAAATTGTTTCTCTTTTGTGGTTTAAAAACGGCCCCTTGGCAAACCTTATAAACGAGCAGATCGAAGATAGCGCTACTGTTATCAATGGAATTAAAGTTACTTTTCAGTCCCGTGGGCAAGAAGAACCAAGCTTAATTGATTTTTTGCTCCCCGTAACTTCGAGTGAGATCGACAAAGAAGAATCAAACTCACTATCTTATTATCCTTCGTATGCCTCAATGTCTCCCGGTCAAAGGAAGACATATCTGAATTGGCTTTGCAACATAGATAGTCCAATTAACATTAGCTATGTCTTTGTTTTTTATTATGGCTTAGAGAGACACCTCTATTTAGGAGATTATCAAAATGCAATTCGTATTATAACCAGGCTTATAAAGAATCATACTAATAAGTCTTTCTGCGGTTACGCAACAAATGCTCTAATCGGTTCATGTATATTTCGCAAAGATTATCATGCTCTAGATAATATGCTCGAAGACGACCTATTCTATTCACAAATAAACAAGAATTCACCAGCCTTTCTACTGTATAAATATTATAAAAATGACTCTATAACTATTGACGAAGTCATATCTCTGGCTAAATTTGTTGGATTTACAAATACACGATATTTAAAAGATGAATATAATTTGTTTTTCGAGGAACTAGAAAAACAAGTTTGCAAGAAATATCCCGGCAAACTAATTCCAATAAGCGACTTTTCGCTTGCCAATTGCCCTTCTATATCTGTTGCTTTAGCAGCAAATACGTCATTGGAAAAAATTAGATATAGAGAAATACCGGACATCAGGGGAAACACAATGTTTAAATCTCTCTTAAACGCTCTTCTTGCCGAAGCACATGAATCCGTAAAAGCAATAAAAAAACTACAGAGGAAGAAGGGTGTTTAGAGTGAAAAAAACATTTATCCCGCTGCTTGCAATCATTCTTGTTGTAGCCGGATATTTCGGCTATCAACACTACCAGACACAGCAGTACATAGAGAAGGTAATGCCACTTTACCGCTCTATGGAAACTCTCCAAGGAGACCAAGAAAAGGTCTTTAAAGAAGGTGGCGGCAAGCTATATAAAGACCTAATTGCTGAATGTGACCGCGTGAAAACCGCCTCAAAAGATTTAAAGCTACGTGTTGCTGAAGTATCTCCGACGACAGCAAGAGCATCTGAGATCAATGTTGCTATGCTCAACTCTCTGGATAAGCTATCAGAGTATAGCGAAGCATACGGATCCAAACTGCAAGCAGATCTTTCCGTCATAACCGCAAAAAAAGTTCTCGGCATTTGGAGTCAACAAGCAGACCTACCGTTTATCGGAGGCTACATTGCCAGCAACCACAAAAAGGCGTATGAAGAGTACACTGAGGCTCGCTCTAAAGCGACCGAAAAGACAAGCGTTGCGACTACTGCCAGAGCCGTTTACTTGTCAGATGCTAAGTTTAAGGTTGACGAACTTCTTAGCATAAAACATCCAGAGCAAGCGGAAGATAATAAAAAATAGCCTTCTGGCCAAGTTAGGAGATTGAAATGGAAAAGAAATTTTATCAAACTATATGGTTCGCTTGGGTAATGGTGATCTTCTTTTTCCCCGTTGGCTTGTTTTTGCTTTGGAAGTATAAGCATCATTCCACAAAAGTTAGGTTAGTCGTTACTGGGGTTTTTCTCGTTCTCGTTTTATTCAACGGTATCTTTGGAGACAAAAAGAACACTGCTCCTGCCAAGCAACAGCCTGTACAAGCGGCGCAAGTTGCCGACAAAGCCACCCAACAAGCAGACTTTAAGAAATGGAAAGCTTCTATAGACGCCCAGCTAAAAGACGCCGACGCGATATGGGAGAAATGGACAGAAGCTACTGACGATTTTGGCAAAGGGAAAATAAACAAGTTCCAGGCTTACGAACGATTCAAGGCAATAAGCGCAACAATCGACAAACAAGATTCGAAGATTACTAGCACAAAACCACCAGCCACTCTCAGCAAAGAGGACCAGAAAATATTAAACAGCGCCGTGGATAACCTCTCTTCCACTATGTCTTACCGAAAAATGGCTACTGATAGGCTGCTAGACATGATTGATAACGGAGATTACAAGCCTAGCAAGGCTGAGTCTGTAACTCAGACAATTAAAGAAGGAAACGGGTACATGGTAAAAGCTGCTTCTGAAATAGCCGCCGTGCAAGTCGGCCTTGGTATAAACAATAACTAAACTTGGAGATGACCCCCATGGACCAATCCTCAGAAATCACCAAAGAGCTAGTCTTAGCTCTGATCCACGAGAAGGCGCTGCGGCTAGTACCAAGCAACACCTCCCGCCCGGAGGAAATCAACCGCTTCGCATTGGAGCAAGTAAGGGAGGCGTATAAGGAAATCTATGCCACAGTGAAAGAAAACCACTAAAGGAGATGTTTGCAGTGAAGAAAAAGCTTCTACTTCTAATGTCAATCTTTATGCTGGTTGGCATGATGGCCAGCTCCGTAGCTCTTGGGTCCGACTACATAGGCAATAGCAACAGTTATAAGTTCCACTATGCCAGCTGCCGTTGGGTCCAGAAAATGAGCGACAACCACAAGGTTTATTTTGAGAGCCGGGATGAGGCGATCGACGCTGGATATGTGCCGTGCAAGGTTTGTAGGCCGTAGAAAGGAACCATCAATTATAAAGGAGTGATTTTATGTTAGACGTATCTCTGATGACACTCGATAAAATAATTGTCCACGGTGTTCCTAATGCAAGACTAGAGGACGCACCATCTTTTAGTGATGAACCTTTAACCCTTGAACAGAATGCTCTTAATGCATTATCATCAAGAATCGTCGACGTAGTTGGTCAAGGCTCTCATTGCGTTGAAATGCAGCTAACGGACCATACAGAAGCCTCTGTAGCCAAACAAGTGTCTTCTATTATGAATGATTTTCATACAGACAACGATTCTGTTTTAATTCAAAAATCCATGTCAGTGGCGCAGAAGCTTTATACTACACAATCTAATCCAAACATCCCCTCTGGTTTACTATTATGCTTAACGGGAAGGGCTGGAGCAACGCAAGAAAAGTTTGTTGCACTAATTAAAGCAGAAAAGCAGAGCGGTTTTCAAGTTTCATCATTAAATAACGTACGCTTTATATCTGATCTTTTTCTTACTGAAGCTCAACGGCTTTATAAAATTGGTTTTTTTGTCAGCCACGCAACCTCAGAATTAACAACAACAGCAGATCTACAAGTTCATGTTTTTGATAAAAACGCTACAAGTACGGGAACTATAGGTCTAGCTGCTTATTTTTCTTGCCAGTTTCTTGGATGTGCTCCACTTGAAAATTCGGCGCGACAAACGGAAAAATTTTATTTGTCCACAAAAGACTTTATCACACAAAACAATTCTTTAGTCGATGAGGAAAAATTTGATCTAATTAATGCCCTGCACGTTTACTTAAAGAATGATCAATCAACGATAATTAACACTCAATCTTTCGCTACAAGTTATTTCCAAAATCCCGAAATACGCCAACAATATATTTCTAGACTTGCCTCTGAAGACTTTCCATCGACAGCAATAACGAAAGATACGTCAAAAATTAGTAGAAAGTTAAATATAAGAAAAATGCGTTTCAACAGTGGGGTGAAAATTACTTTTCCTTCTGATTCCCCTCAATCGAATAATGACTTGCTTCGCATAGAAGGCTATAATAAAGACACTGACTACACCACTGCTTGCATTAAAGGGCGAATTGAAAGCCAATAAGCTTTAGATTGGGGGCTTCTTTATGAACGAAAGCGAAATTAGAGAGCGATACGAAAAAGAAAAACCCATCTATTTAGCTTGGGGGCGTTTTGTACAAGACTATATTATGCAAAAATTGCATAATGAAAACCTTGGCGAAATATTAAAAATTCCTCCATTAAAGCCTCGAATAAAAGACACGGACTCTTTAATCACCAAGACATTGTATAGAAAAAAATATGACAATCCGTATGATGATGTAACTGATAAAGTTGGAATTCGCTTTGTTGTCTTGCTTGTAGAAGACATTGAGCATATTACAAAAATAATCGACTCTGCTCCTAGTGAACTTTGGAAGTCGTCAAAGGATAAAGACTTTGAAATTGAATGGCAAGAACACCCTGAACTCTTCACGTATGAGTCGGTTCATTATGTTGTATATAATTCACAAGAACGGACATGCAATGATACATCGCTTGTCATTCCCGCAAACATACCTTGCGAGATTCAAATTCGAACCTTGCTTCAACACGCTTATGCAGAAATGTCTCATGACAATATATATAAACCGACAGTTGAAGCAAAGCCAGAAGTAAAAAGAATAATGGCTCGTAGCATGGCTTTGATTGAATCAGCAGATCACTTTTTTAGCCAAGCAATCTCAGAACTTAATGAACAAAGCAAGCAACATATAAGCTGGCTTTCAGTTTGCGAA
This genomic window from uncultured Anaeromusa sp. contains:
- a CDS encoding MBL fold metallo-hydrolase; translation: MDIKVLASSSRANAYRISDGKTALLLDAGLSYKELQRALGFKTTELTAVLVTHEHKDHSRAVADLAKAGIDCYMSAGTKEALGLSGHRIHELWPRVQTQIGTWTVLPFETQHDAAEPLGYLLASGKEKLLFATDTYYIRYKFNELTHIMVECNYAADILQENVESERIPAALKQRLLQSHFSLANVKEFLRANDLSKVEEIHLLHLSDGNSDEARFKREIQELTGRVVMVAGK
- a CDS encoding helix-turn-helix transcriptional regulator, translating into MKQGFANQTESFRNPYRESRDRAGMSQEAAADALHISTRTLWSYESANRPTDETVISMAELYQDPYLEYEHLRLSPIGRRLLPEIDRGGVSRAVICYQAGINILRSHEPDMIQVAYDDRIDVHEVPIWRKVQRGAWMCVGSLISLALQPIEKVASVAAPATSREKQYHR
- a CDS encoding helix-turn-helix transcriptional regulator translates to MLLMQKRKEAGLKRKDLVKLLGISYSMIEKVEKGRRTASPGLAKKWGDLIGVSERELYRYFFTQQTDKKSGDTTPNSAA
- a CDS encoding helix-turn-helix transcriptional regulator, which gives rise to MASLATRLRELRTKKDIGQKEVGAFLGVSDSSIRKYESGERTPDPDSLTKLAQYFAVTTDYLLGVSDDPRPHNPSTGKEASARETRQLEQLLEMDGLTFKGAPLSEDDRNKIKAALEIAFWDAKEKNKKK
- a CDS encoding ImmA/IrrE family metallo-endopeptidase; translation: MNIPLRIRNLIRKHDTNDPYIIAKELGITVLVLELPERTYGLFKRVLGRKYVLVNDSLPEGIQRFIVAHELGHYLMHPGYSYYRMEHRGYYASTRKEEEADKFALLLLKG
- a CDS encoding TerB N-terminal domain-containing protein produces the protein MENSLVIRDNILDNITKQIPSEIVSLLWFKNGPLANLINEQIEDSATVINGIKVTFQSRGQEEPSLIDFLLPVTSSEIDKEESNSLSYYPSYASMSPGQRKTYLNWLCNIDSPINISYVFVFYYGLERHLYLGDYQNAIRIITRLIKNHTNKSFCGYATNALIGSCIFRKDYHALDNMLEDDLFYSQINKNSPAFLLYKYYKNDSITIDEVISLAKFVGFTNTRYLKDEYNLFFEELEKQVCKKYPGKLIPISDFSLANCPSISVALAANTSLEKIRYREIPDIRGNTMFKSLLNALLAEAHESVKAIKKLQRKKGV
- a CDS encoding Ada metal-binding domain-containing protein — its product is MASSVALGSDYIGNSNSYKFHYASCRWVQKMSDNHKVYFESRDEAIDAGYVPCKVCRP
- a CDS encoding nucleoid-associated protein; its protein translation is MLDVSLMTLDKIIVHGVPNARLEDAPSFSDEPLTLEQNALNALSSRIVDVVGQGSHCVEMQLTDHTEASVAKQVSSIMNDFHTDNDSVLIQKSMSVAQKLYTTQSNPNIPSGLLLCLTGRAGATQEKFVALIKAEKQSGFQVSSLNNVRFISDLFLTEAQRLYKIGFFVSHATSELTTTADLQVHVFDKNATSTGTIGLAAYFSCQFLGCAPLENSARQTEKFYLSTKDFITQNNSLVDEEKFDLINALHVYLKNDQSTIINTQSFATSYFQNPEIRQQYISRLASEDFPSTAITKDTSKISRKLNIRKMRFNSGVKITFPSDSPQSNNDLLRIEGYNKDTDYTTACIKGRIESQ
- a CDS encoding RelA/SpoT domain-containing protein yields the protein MNESEIRERYEKEKPIYLAWGRFVQDYIMQKLHNENLGEILKIPPLKPRIKDTDSLITKTLYRKKYDNPYDDVTDKVGIRFVVLLVEDIEHITKIIDSAPSELWKSSKDKDFEIEWQEHPELFTYESVHYVVYNSQERTCNDTSLVIPANIPCEIQIRTLLQHAYAEMSHDNIYKPTVEAKPEVKRIMARSMALIESADHFFSQAISELNEQSKQHISWLSVCEKYYKLPIKNPDASMYLLDQIIPLLGQDTPEAVSEYLSKNSALVELVVKQKYNSSWLYQQPALVLIIYLAKNRSHLLQSSWPFTEDLLSPLLTLLGISKLYSS